From the Quercus lobata isolate SW786 chromosome 6, ValleyOak3.0 Primary Assembly, whole genome shotgun sequence genome, one window contains:
- the LOC115993859 gene encoding transcription factor MYB4-like encodes MVRAPCCEKMGLKKGPWTPQEDQILISYIQKYGHGNWRALPKQAGLLRCGKSCRLRWTNYLRPDIKRGNFSKEEEETIIKLHEMLGNRWSAIAARLPGRTDNEIKNVWHTHLKKRLKQNQANPETKLQPTNCDSNAPVQSESSSLNVPSQQGFESPAYTTMSPQTSSSDDISSATDASMATMDQNSMTNNVKDEQIDIWETFPEIDEGFWSEAPLAENTSMPSSLLANNDELLQAQFPFNSTELVEPDYSDGSNIIDDGMDFWYNLFIGAGGSPELSEF; translated from the exons ATGGTGAGAGCTCCTTGCTGTGAAAAGATGGGACTAAAGAAGGGTCCCTGGACTCCTCAAGAAGATCAAATTTTAATCTCCTACATCCAAAAATATGGCCATGGAAATTGGCGTGCGCTCCCAAAACAAGCTG GTCTACTAAGATGTGGAAAGAGTTGCAGACTCCGCTGGACAAATTACTTAAGGCCAGATATCAAGAGAGGAAACTTCagcaaagaagaagaggaaactATCATTAAGTTGCATGAAATGCTAGGGAATAG GTGGTCAGCAATTGCAGCAAGATTACCAGGAAGAACtgacaatgaaataaaaaatgtctGGCACACCCATCTGAAGAAAAGACTCAAACAAAACCAGGCCAATCCAGAAACCAAGCTACAACCTACAAATTGTGATTCCAATGCCCCAGTGCAATCAGAATCCTCCAGCTTGAATGTTCCTTCACAGCAAGGGTTTGAGAGTCCAGCATATACAACAATGTCCCCACAAACATCTTCTAGTGATGATATTTCATCGGCCACAGATGCTTCAATGGCAACCATGGACCAAAACAGCATGACTAATAATGTCAAAGATGAACAAATTGATATCTGGGAAACTTTTCCCGAAATCGATGAAGGGTTTTGGTCTGAAGCACCTTTGGCTGAAAATACAAGCATGCCATCGAGTTTATTGGCAAACAATGATGAATTATTACAAGCCCAATTTCCATTCAACTCAACTGAGTTAGTGGAACCAGACTATAGCGATGGCTCAAATATTATTGATGATGGCATGGATTTTTGGTACAACCTTTTCATTGGAGCTGGGGGCTCACCAGAATTAtcagaattttaa